The Pseudarthrobacter sulfonivorans genome includes a window with the following:
- a CDS encoding inorganic phosphate transporter: MTAVIFGVVVLLTAAFAFLNGFRDASTSVALAVRTRALTPSVAVLLAAFFNFVGALVSATAVVAVSHTWIHLPDGESGLSILVAALASACVWGLLMWWRGIPASSTHALVGGLAGAGLASLAVGGVGVGGVNHSLLLQVVLPLLLSPAVAYVGAYLLVFPVTWAARYAQPNVVNQRFRRSQAVAAGAVAFGHGLQDGQRVGAVLLLALLAAGYSDGESIPLWVALVSAVMITAGTLFGGWRISHTLGYKITRVDPLRGSVAQTFSAAMLFLGAIALQWPLSTTHTVTASVLGAGENQQFSVTNRKLVMQILALWVLTPAAAAAGAFVLALAMSPFAG; the protein is encoded by the coding sequence GTGACAGCAGTCATTTTCGGCGTTGTGGTTCTGTTGACCGCAGCGTTTGCCTTCCTCAACGGCTTCAGGGATGCCTCCACCTCCGTGGCGCTGGCCGTCCGCACCAGGGCGCTCACGCCCAGTGTGGCCGTGCTGCTGGCCGCCTTTTTCAACTTCGTGGGCGCCCTGGTCAGCGCCACCGCAGTGGTTGCCGTCAGCCACACCTGGATCCACCTGCCGGATGGCGAAAGCGGGCTCAGCATCCTGGTGGCAGCCCTGGCCAGTGCCTGCGTCTGGGGCCTGCTGATGTGGTGGCGCGGCATCCCCGCGTCCTCCACGCACGCCCTGGTGGGCGGGCTCGCCGGGGCCGGGCTCGCCAGCCTCGCCGTGGGCGGGGTGGGAGTGGGAGGAGTTAACCATTCCCTGCTGCTCCAGGTGGTCCTGCCGCTGCTGCTCTCGCCTGCCGTTGCCTACGTTGGCGCATACCTGCTGGTTTTCCCGGTGACCTGGGCAGCCCGGTATGCCCAGCCCAACGTCGTCAACCAGCGCTTCCGCCGCAGCCAGGCCGTCGCGGCCGGTGCCGTGGCGTTCGGCCATGGCCTGCAGGACGGCCAGCGGGTGGGCGCCGTGCTGCTGCTTGCCCTGCTCGCGGCGGGCTATTCCGACGGCGAGAGCATCCCCCTGTGGGTTGCGCTTGTCTCCGCCGTGATGATCACGGCCGGAACACTCTTTGGCGGCTGGCGGATCTCCCACACCCTCGGCTACAAGATCACCCGGGTGGATCCCCTGCGGGGCTCCGTGGCCCAGACCTTCAGCGCCGCCATGCTCTTTCTCGGGGCGATCGCACTTCAGTGGCCCCTCTCCACTACCCACACTGTGACCGCGTCTGTGCTGGGGGCCGGCGAGAACCAGCAATTCTCGGTCACCAACCGGAAACTGGTCATGCAGATCCTGGCCCTGTGGGTCCTGACGCCCGCGGCAGCCGCGGCCGGAGCCTTCGTGCTGGCCCTGGCGATGTCACCTTTCGCGGGCTGA
- a CDS encoding DUF47 domain-containing protein, with product MKLRLFPQEPAGLTLLAQMAQQIVLASATMAEILGVPATEHAKLVDDMHNHEAKSAELHFALLTHMRTSFVNPLPREDMYALSRYLNEALEKLDGAAELVSLYKLDRLPRRAADQLEIISRQAELTVDAMRRLDNLDDLEDYWIEILRLAKRAERTHRVWVADMIREMKWAQYSRNRDVANQLVEVTKDMRRIATQVGSIIVKES from the coding sequence GTGAAGCTGCGCCTTTTTCCCCAGGAGCCCGCAGGGCTGACCCTGCTAGCCCAGATGGCCCAGCAAATCGTGCTTGCCAGCGCCACCATGGCCGAAATCCTGGGCGTACCCGCCACTGAGCACGCCAAACTCGTGGACGACATGCACAACCACGAAGCAAAGTCCGCCGAACTGCACTTTGCCTTGCTCACCCACATGCGCACAAGCTTTGTGAACCCGCTCCCCCGCGAAGACATGTACGCACTGTCCCGCTACCTCAACGAAGCCCTCGAGAAACTGGATGGCGCCGCGGAACTGGTGTCGCTGTACAAGCTGGACCGCCTGCCGCGGCGGGCCGCAGACCAGCTCGAGATCATCAGCCGGCAAGCCGAACTCACCGTCGATGCCATGCGCCGGCTCGACAACCTCGACGACCTCGAGGACTACTGGATCGAGATCCTGCGGCTGGCCAAACGCGCGGAACGGACCCACCGGGTCTGGGTGGCGGACATGATCCGGGAGATGAAGTGGGCGCAGTATTCCCGTAACCGCGACGTCGCCAACCAGCTGGTGGAAGTCACCAAGGACATGCGGCGCATCGCCACCCAGGTAGGCAGCATCATCGTCAAGGAATCCTGA
- the pstB gene encoding phosphate ABC transporter ATP-binding protein PstB translates to MSKRIDVKDLNVYYGDFLAVEDVSINIEAKSVTAFIGPSGCGKSTFLRTLNRMHEVLPGARVEGEVLMDGDNLYGPGVDPVTVRSQIGMVFQRPNPFPTMSIRDNVLAGVKLNNKKISKGEADVLVERSLQSANLWNEVKDRLEKPGSGLSGGQQQRLCIARAIAVEPQVILMDEPCSALDPISTLAIEDLINDLKDQYTVVIVTHNMQQAARVSEKTAFFNIAGTGKPGKLIEYGNTQTIFNNPNVKATEDYVSGRFG, encoded by the coding sequence ATGTCTAAGCGCATCGACGTCAAAGACCTGAACGTGTACTACGGCGATTTTCTGGCCGTGGAGGATGTCAGCATCAACATCGAGGCCAAGTCCGTAACGGCCTTCATCGGTCCCTCAGGCTGTGGCAAGTCCACGTTCCTGCGCACCCTGAACCGCATGCACGAGGTTCTGCCCGGCGCCCGCGTCGAAGGCGAAGTCCTGATGGACGGCGACAACCTCTACGGCCCCGGCGTGGACCCCGTGACGGTGCGTTCGCAGATCGGCATGGTCTTCCAGCGGCCCAACCCGTTCCCCACGATGTCCATCCGCGACAACGTGCTGGCCGGCGTCAAGCTGAACAACAAGAAGATCTCCAAGGGCGAGGCCGACGTCCTCGTGGAGAGGTCCCTGCAGAGCGCCAACCTCTGGAACGAGGTCAAGGACCGCTTGGAGAAGCCCGGATCCGGCCTGTCAGGCGGCCAGCAGCAGCGCCTCTGCATCGCCCGTGCCATTGCGGTGGAACCGCAGGTGATCCTCATGGACGAGCCGTGCTCCGCGCTGGACCCGATCTCCACGCTGGCCATCGAGGACCTTATCAACGATCTCAAGGACCAGTACACCGTGGTGATCGTGACCCACAACATGCAGCAGGCCGCCCGCGTTTCGGAAAAGACGGCGTTCTTCAACATCGCCGGTACCGGCAAGCCGGGCAAGCTGATCGAATACGGGAACACCCAGACCATCTTCAACAACCCCAACGTGAAGGCCACCGAGGACTACGTCTCCGGCCGCTTCGGATAG
- a CDS encoding ANTAR domain-containing protein produces the protein MKYSRSEASQAHASAGRRPAPAHPAQHTTQHAAPHPGPAAIPDRRPIPAQGDRPGAEPAAKAFTIGMVGADGLIPDLVTGSKDLSDSLEILARLGAATLSRIAGVPIECALVLSRAKRSRATAGTGTRTATLARLEKEVGEGPLTEALTGTGTAAMNHVASDFRWGRYRPHLQDAGFDSVLGLRLSLDEGIEAALAFFAASPQAFPLHVIAEARSFTDLASRGLRLALELESASTRASDLQSALESRTSIDIACGVIMAQNRCSYNDAIAIIAKASSHRNIKLRKVAEGILANLPGGAPDTHFEH, from the coding sequence GTGAAGTATTCCCGATCCGAGGCTTCCCAGGCACACGCGTCGGCGGGCAGGAGACCAGCGCCCGCTCATCCGGCCCAACACACCACCCAGCATGCAGCCCCGCATCCGGGGCCGGCGGCAATCCCGGACCGCAGGCCCATCCCGGCGCAGGGCGATCGTCCTGGTGCGGAACCGGCAGCCAAGGCGTTCACCATCGGGATGGTCGGCGCCGACGGGCTTATCCCCGACTTGGTCACCGGCTCGAAGGACCTGTCTGACTCCCTGGAGATCCTGGCCCGCCTGGGAGCGGCCACGCTGAGCCGGATCGCCGGCGTTCCCATCGAATGCGCCCTGGTCCTGAGCCGGGCCAAACGCTCCAGAGCCACCGCTGGAACCGGCACGCGGACCGCGACGTTGGCCCGGCTGGAAAAGGAGGTCGGCGAAGGCCCCCTGACCGAAGCCCTCACCGGCACAGGGACCGCGGCCATGAACCACGTGGCCTCCGACTTCCGCTGGGGACGCTACAGGCCGCACCTGCAGGACGCCGGGTTCGACAGCGTCCTGGGCCTGCGGCTTTCCCTGGATGAGGGCATCGAGGCCGCCCTCGCCTTCTTCGCAGCCAGCCCCCAGGCGTTCCCGCTGCACGTCATCGCCGAGGCCCGCAGTTTCACTGACCTCGCGTCCCGCGGCCTCAGGCTGGCCCTTGAGTTGGAGTCGGCCAGCACCAGGGCGTCGGACCTGCAGTCAGCCTTGGAAAGCCGGACGTCCATCGACATTGCCTGCGGCGTCATCATGGCGCAGAACAGGTGCTCCTACAACGACGCAATTGCCATCATCGCCAAGGCATCCAGCCACCGGAACATCAAGCTCCGCAAGGTGGCTGAGGGCATCCTGGCGAACCTGCCAGGCGGAGCACCGGACACGCATTTCGAGCATTAA
- a CDS encoding LacI family DNA-binding transcriptional regulator — protein sequence MAVTMNDVARAAGVSLKTVSNVLNDYEFIRPATRQRVQDAIAELGYEANLTARSLRSGKTHMLGLVLSDLAAPYYAELASRLMTTAERRGYRVLVEQSGALEANELGALQDPLRQLTDGLLFTPLVMGADAVVSHRGTKPVVLLGEHILGPRLDLVTMRNQDAAQALTAHLLAGGRRRIAVLGAQPGESAGSAGLRLNGYRSALEDAGVPFDPALVAPGEWRRDGGAAAVAGLLERGVPFDGVFGLNDALALGAMHELLVRGVKVPRDVAVVGFDDIDEARFSSPSLTTVAPGMDEIAERSIGLLIDRIDGLEARVDGVHAEAGFVLKIRDSAP from the coding sequence ATGGCAGTGACCATGAACGATGTGGCCCGCGCCGCCGGGGTTTCGCTCAAGACCGTGTCCAACGTGCTCAACGACTACGAGTTCATCCGGCCGGCCACCAGGCAACGGGTCCAGGACGCCATTGCCGAACTGGGCTACGAGGCGAACCTGACGGCCCGCAGCCTGCGCTCCGGGAAGACCCACATGCTGGGCCTGGTGCTGTCCGACCTCGCCGCACCGTACTACGCGGAGCTGGCCTCCCGACTGATGACGACGGCGGAGCGCCGCGGCTACCGGGTGCTTGTGGAACAGTCCGGCGCCCTGGAGGCCAACGAACTCGGTGCCCTGCAGGATCCGTTGCGGCAGCTGACCGACGGCCTGTTGTTTACGCCACTGGTCATGGGGGCCGATGCCGTCGTCTCCCACCGCGGCACCAAGCCGGTGGTGTTGCTCGGTGAGCACATTCTGGGTCCCCGGCTGGACCTGGTCACCATGAGAAACCAGGACGCCGCCCAGGCCCTCACCGCCCACCTGCTGGCGGGGGGCCGCCGTCGTATTGCCGTGCTCGGCGCCCAACCTGGCGAGTCAGCGGGCTCGGCCGGGCTGCGGCTCAATGGTTACCGGAGCGCATTGGAGGACGCCGGCGTCCCGTTCGACCCGGCCCTGGTGGCACCCGGTGAATGGCGCCGCGACGGGGGAGCAGCCGCCGTCGCCGGCCTCCTGGAGCGCGGCGTTCCGTTTGATGGCGTGTTCGGCCTGAACGACGCCCTCGCCCTGGGAGCCATGCACGAACTGCTCGTCCGTGGCGTGAAGGTGCCCCGAGACGTTGCGGTGGTGGGCTTTGACGACATCGACGAGGCACGGTTCTCCTCGCCGTCCCTCACCACGGTGGCGCCCGGCATGGACGAGATTGCCGAGCGGTCCATCGGGTTGCTGATCGACCGGATTGACGGGCTGGAAGCGAGGGTGGACGGGGTCCACGCGGAGGCGGGCTTTGTCCTAAAAATCCGGGACTCAGCGCCCTGA
- a CDS encoding carbohydrate kinase family protein, which yields MDYLKTARHDAHQTLDVMVVGEALVDVVASPNGPIEHPGGSPMNVAYGLGRLGVSTALLTSLGADARGEAIEAHLRSAGVELLPGSKSAARTASATATLAADGSASYDFDISWELPAAAPSHLPKVLHTGSIATFLAPGATAVRALLEQSHRECLVTYDPNIRPALLGSQAEAVRIFEDLVPLTDVVKLSDEDAAWLYPGVRLEDAAERILRLGAGLAVVTRGGEGSLLATPVTQLFIPAIRSTVADTIGAGDSYMAALIFGLLSRRTEGLGQDVLTTIGRMASKAAAITVRRPGANPPTADELAGDLPETDLPGAQVSQGTTATAAVAV from the coding sequence CGTCATGGTCGTGGGCGAAGCGCTCGTTGACGTTGTCGCCTCACCCAACGGCCCCATCGAGCATCCGGGCGGCTCGCCGATGAACGTGGCCTACGGCCTCGGACGACTCGGCGTATCCACCGCCTTGCTGACGTCGCTGGGCGCAGACGCCCGCGGCGAGGCGATCGAGGCGCACCTGCGAAGCGCCGGCGTCGAACTGCTGCCGGGCTCAAAGTCCGCGGCGAGAACCGCGTCCGCCACGGCAACCCTCGCCGCGGACGGCTCCGCCTCATACGACTTCGACATCAGCTGGGAACTGCCGGCCGCCGCCCCTTCCCACCTGCCCAAAGTTCTGCACACGGGATCCATCGCCACGTTCCTGGCACCGGGCGCGACGGCGGTGCGGGCGCTTCTGGAACAGTCGCACCGCGAGTGCCTGGTCACCTACGATCCAAACATCAGGCCCGCATTGCTGGGCAGCCAGGCAGAGGCCGTGCGGATTTTCGAGGACCTGGTTCCGCTGACGGACGTGGTCAAGCTCAGCGATGAGGATGCCGCCTGGCTGTACCCGGGAGTCCGCCTCGAGGACGCGGCAGAACGGATCCTGCGGCTGGGCGCCGGACTGGCAGTGGTCACCCGCGGCGGAGAAGGTTCTTTGTTGGCGACGCCCGTCACCCAGCTTTTCATCCCCGCCATCCGGTCCACGGTGGCGGACACCATCGGCGCGGGTGATTCGTACATGGCGGCCCTGATCTTCGGCCTGCTGTCGCGCCGCACCGAAGGCTTGGGACAGGACGTCCTGACCACTATCGGGCGCATGGCGTCAAAGGCAGCCGCCATCACCGTCCGCCGGCCGGGCGCGAACCCGCCCACGGCCGACGAGCTGGCGGGCGACCTGCCGGAAACTGACCTGCCGGGGGCGCAGGTGAGCCAAGGAACGACGGCGACTGCCGCCGTCGCGGTCTGA